AAAGCGGTACTAATGGCCGGTTGTGATTGATTTAGTCGTTTGGCTGCATTAGAGACACTTTTTTCTGTTAAAAGCATATATAAAACTTGCAGCAAATGTGCATCTAATGCTTCCCATTTATTTGTAGGATGAATCACCAATCTGTCCTTATCTAAGATCACCCGAGTCCATAGGCAAAATTTATACCATCTCTGGGCTACAATAAGGCAGAACGATTCCTAATGATGAAAATAAAAACGATTTTTACGATTTATCTCAGTTGATAGCCAATAAACCAGCCATTGGAATAAATTTTGGTTGATGGCGAATATGATTGATCCAACGACGAATGTGTAAAAAAGGCAGCAAACTTACACCCGCATCCCAAGCCAATGCAACTTGAGGAAATACAATCAGGTCCGCGGCCGTCAGTTGCCCACCCAATAAATAACGGTGTCCGCAAATGGTTTGCTCACATAAATGATCATCCAGCTCACGGAACTGCTGCGCTGCCTGCTGAAGTAATCTTTTCTCATCTGTCAAAAATTGATCCATTGCCAGACTGGCCTGACGTAATTGTCCCAAACTCAGTTTGAGTTTCTCATTAAAATCATGCCACTCCTGTATTTGCGAT
The DNA window shown above is from Acinetobacter colistiniresistens and carries:
- a CDS encoding glutathione S-transferase family protein codes for the protein MNVNLSTLPLNFADDPLSTDCYSVRLLLEFLQLPYQSVYADVEQFDNQFESPVLLDSSSNISGLMFIFQYLIELTGTQSQWIPVYLSSQIQEWHDFNEKLKLSLGQLRQASLAMDQFLTDEKRLLQQAAQQFRELDDHLCEQTICGHRYLLGGQLTAADLIVFPQVALAWDAGVSLLPFLHIRRWINHIRHQPKFIPMAGLLAIN